In one Watersipora subatra chromosome 6, tzWatSuba1.1, whole genome shotgun sequence genomic region, the following are encoded:
- the LOC137398689 gene encoding alpha-tubulin N-acetyltransferase 1-like, whose product MNFNFSVNQIVGNRQLFVIDKNLRPANETGSLESARRHLSEVIDRLGEASAKAQRLPGPITTSRKLAYTDQRVYLYTDVENNCAVGFIKVGTKKLFLYDHHGNQKETDPLCILDFYVHESMQRKGYGKQLYEFMTENENVSPAHLAIDKPSDKFIAFLSKHYKLRATIPQVNNYVIFDGFFTGRNDKTSQRTRRGNNSSPSNNPMNVNMTKSSVETRSAGDIAVKHYQATSSSSTSLSSAEELAAFSDIPLARPSSREKLSNCRNSPVTNVAGSASRSDQQLPAAYQTQPFATELSEEVTQLAITNGACSQSAQNKAYSRHTSLSSAALPIRHDYKEPVRTRYGQPNVVSTLDKLNTHQQVQNKQGHLKVTPSKLSQNRQQEAGDWSKTFHQGGRTTTQPTSSWNIFGVPSGYSHIANRRPS is encoded by the exons ATGAATTTTAACTTTAGTGTGAATCAAATAGTCGGCAATAGACAATTGTTTGTTATAGATAAGAACTTAAGACCTGCTAACGAAACAGGAAG TCTTGAGTCGGCTCGGAGACACCTGAGTGAGGTGATAGATCGACTTGGGGAGGCATCGGCCAAAGCCCAGCGGCTACCTGGTCCAATTACAACTAGTAGAAAACTAGCTTACACAGATCAGAGAGTCTACCTGTATACCGACGTGGAAAACAACTG TGCTGTAGGTTTCATTAAAGTTGGGACAAAAAAGTTGTTTCTTTATGATCACCATGGTAACCAGAAAGAAACGGACCCGCTCTGCATTCTAGACTTCTACGTGCATGAATCAATGCAGAGAAAAGGCTATGGGAAACAGCTTTATGAGTTTATGACAGAA AATGAAAATGTCTCACCTGCCCATCTTGCCATTGATAAGCCCTCTGACAAGTTCATAGCCTTCCTCTCCAAGCATTACAAACTCAGGGCGACAATTCCTCAAGTCAACAACTATGTCAtctttgatggcttctttaCAGGTCGCAACG ACAAGACATCTCAGAGAACAAGAAGAGGCAACAACTCCTCTCCCTCAAACAATCCGATGAATGTCAACATGACTAAATCATCAGTAGAAACTAGGTCAGCTGGGGACATCGCTGTCAAGCACTATCAGGCTACCAGCAGTAGCTCTACTTCTCTGTCTTCAGCAGAAGAG CTCGCTGCATTCTCAGATATACCTCTGGCTCGTCCTTCCTCTCGCGAGAAACTATCCAACTGCAGAAATAGTCCGGTGACAAATGTCGCAGGTTCTGCTAGCCGCTCTGATCAACAGCTTCCTGCTGCATACCAGACACAGCCTTTTGCTACGGA ACTTTCAGAAGAAGTGACGCAACTGGCTATCACAAATGGTGCGTGTAGTCAGTCAGCACAGAATAAAGCTTATAGTCGACACACGAGTCTCTCCTCGGCAGCGTTACCGA taagacatg ACTATAAGGAGCCTGTGAGGACTCGTTATGGTCAACCAAACGTCGTGTCAACTTTGGATAAGCTCAATACGCATCAGCAAGTTCAGAACAAGCAAGGACATCTCAAGGTCACACCGTCTAAGCTCAGTCAGAAT AGACAACAGGAAGCAGGTGATTGGTCTAAAACTTTTCATCAAGGAGGCAGAACGACTACTCAACCTACTTCATCGTGGAATATATTTGGAGTCCCCTCAGGTTATAGTCACATTGCAAACAGGAGGCCCAGTTGA